The following is a genomic window from Rutidosis leptorrhynchoides isolate AG116_Rl617_1_P2 chromosome 8, CSIRO_AGI_Rlap_v1, whole genome shotgun sequence.
taataaagcatttgcatgtattctcagcccaaaaatgtaatgagtaaaaagggatcatatgaaactcactgtttaatattgatatacaatattgtaggaaagcatgtagacgcatcggagataataaacacgaggtttgattcacaaaaatatccccgaacattacccataacctccttggcaataacccatattttccttagctctagctcgctcggaaactcgttttgaaaattacttggacagtactccgtcgtaatattttatgtacattattatttttgtatcgcaaaaataataatactaataataagattaataagattaataagattaataataagattaataataataataataataataataataataataataataataataataataataaatattatacggagtaatatatatttgtgtatgtgtgtttgatttttcattcgagcaaaacacctgaatttatagtacctggcctggaatctggagtcatgcgactcgtatggaaatggccttctggccatgcgactcgcatgaggaccagggacagctcacattgttttggctcctagcttgtcgacataatataaaataaatataaatataatatatataatttaaattaattaattatatattatattaaattcacgtgcatagttgacttgtaatttttgttccgataagtcgtacgttgtcactcgacttatgtcccggttccggtttttcgaacgccctttcgtacgctgagaaaacttgtactttacgtttcgtgaatcgtacctttgtcaaaatatagtcttaaatcatccataaaatataccactgtagcaaagtcaatttttactgtagcaattcactttagcaaagtcaatttcactgtagcaaatagtgattttcaaaaacactgtagcattttgagtaatgtggcaatttgaaaacactgtaacaaattagtgtttaactggttcatcttaaacgctttagttaacttatctaaatatcaattgaattaataaacgaatgttattatcgtttattatatatatgtatatatctttttaatatacataaatcagtttttaaatacacattggaagttatttataaataaattttaataataaatatttcaatttatcatatacattcaaatagatatttaaaccaataagtttaatgtacggtatcaaataattaatacattgttaccttttcatgttatagtatatatgtatctatttacatataattgttcgcgaatcgtcgaaaacaaccgaagggtatttaaatatataaaagtaattcaaaaattttgagatttagttttacagactttgcttatcgtgtcggaaatgttaatcatacaaagattaagtttaaatttagtcgaaatttctgggtcatcacagtacctacccgttaaagaaatttcgtcccgaaatttgagtgaggtcgtcatggctaacaataaaaatgttttaatgacgaatatgagttgataatagagttttatctatgtttgaataatatggataaaataatccaattactcgaagcgtatgagagaagttatcgtaatcaagtgaaatggagaatagagatgcgtcttatctcttgatgtagtaacaattgatttccggattttaaggaatagaaaatcttcataatctaaataagatttgattcttcagaatttgcggaaattaggattttctttgattaaatgcgtaatctgcctctattgctgcgtccgatattttgctataaattgaccacttccgttgcatttattttcaccacttctataatcttcttccttatttcatacttctaacaaattgtgaaatgcttcatccaattctgattcttgatatactcctaactttcatatctgtcattcttctttttcatctaccaccagaggaaattacttacttctaccattaccttggggttatagtgtttttcattctcccgtgtctttatattgctatacgcattgatatacacggtttgtaatttcggggttgttatcgggctttatattctccattatatttcggagcttcatactttttttttctcttcccgaccttaagtcaaacggataatggtccagaattcgtaggtatgaagtttcagatgaacataaataatgttctaagaaagaaatggtaatagtacaatctgacttgtcaaattaccagaatacctcgaaaaagaccgaatcatcaagaaatatattttcttgttatatttagagattatatagaatgaatgagttatgtaacatggttcatgatgagggtgggatctgtgaacctttatcacgttccattagaaactcagcatgacttactgtaatataatcacgttgatcaagtgtcattatattatactaactcatgcttcagctcccaacaccacttccaaaatattcatattttaaacttgaaagtttcagaatttagaaactaaaatagtttcttttatgatgtaacacagatatctcaaggagaaaattgattttcgatacgaatgattaagaaattatctccagaaatatggaggatatttataatgaaagatacgatgatattttagaatttctaatatcagaggatgatgaagaatattgtccgtaggggtttagtatcaggagcaaggtattcgttaatgacttcagcagatactgaatcatttgtattctttgaaggcaggtttagtctttgtgatttatccacaaccctccttcatactttgctcaatccgttttccagttttaaaccttctctttttctcagctttaccaccatattattctttatcatcaaacttttgactgttaaggtcgtttacagtttttgctgcttcatcagcattgttccaatttcagagaactagtttcatagtttggggtgttttttggaaacttcacattcgaagtatgtaattcgaggaggtagacgttatatgtacacatataactgttggcgtagacgtgctgcaagatttcaaaatactgattgcaaattcccgatagttagaacggcaactattgttacaagatgtggatgagtacatgatagggtttcaatgtatatatagtgatttccggagagattcaaatagcagagtgacggagtcgctggtacatttactgctaatatggtggaacataaaaggttccccagtaacaaaaacgtatatgccaaagttataagtctgaaaggtcgtcgttgactagttgaatgggtgataatactggatacttttaaaaaggaattgcaaggttattttcagtaataataatgccgaaggatttatcacagatacgtgttaaagttttacttaggtttcgagagctttccagatatatgattataagtacaaatctttcttctcatagatatcgtgtagttggtttttcttctcgtttgttcattagttgaagtgtttccaagaatttcgatgggtttgaacgcaaaatgtaatcatatgatgttctagtactgttctgaattcaaagcatggttttcgaagcatggttttgaaagatgtaggaatctaagagtgatgtttttcgtttaatcttgacttggattctgatctatcgaaatcagaatatgaaattgaatgaaaatggttattctgcgatgaacagatacgtatatctataggtttgagcagtatagttaatgattgctgaatcaaaattgaagaatgtatagtgtaacatattaatgtggaatttatatatttctagggtattacctacccgttaaaatattctcatcattaacagtttgtacaaaaggattttcaattacaatctttatgaaaatatatgtatgtatatttccttcagatgtaatataaatttaatgagttattaaactcatttgattttcggttggaactagaaacgaataatctcttctatattaaagattacataatcgtcgcaggatatttctccaatgaagttatgaatcaatacttcatcgtttatggttattagtattcttcggtgcctacggtgcatatgaggttgatactcgtggaacagattgtgaggttgaggtttccggtgcggatgttgttgttggtggtactggtactgttgttggttatgctgctggtactggtggtgctaccggtgctgcctgtgatgcctgcaaattgtgcatcatattctccaaagccacaactcgagcgcgaagctcgttaacttcttctattattccgggatgattggcggttggtacgagaggatgaataaagtttaaaattctggttatcatataatcgttgcgagatatcctggaaatgagggtgaagatagtgtttcgaacaggttcgccggtaagtgcctcaggttcctcaccaagaggtgaattcggttggtggaaaggagcgccttcctcttgtctccatcgattaagttgattacgaacccatccccaattcatccagaattggtggtgactgattggttgattcattccggttacactgctttcggaactcaggtggaaactcatatcggaatccgaagaactcgaattacttgtagaattcatcttatacggttagataaagaattttcgatgtgaaatgattttcggatatcggatgatattttaattacatagaatacctttttatagtacaaaggatccgtaaattatggagaaactttcggaaactgtcaagtaaaggtaacagtaacagatacgctaagatattcattttgtctatacactagtcatgcaatccatgcaataaggtgtgtctagactacaaatgataagcaggtaatttttcacacaaggaatgataagcaggtaatttctaacaaaaaaattataagcaacaacttttatcatgcagacatggtcgaagtccagactcactaatgtatcctaacaataaccggttagacacactaatgcaaattctggttcgctaagaccaacgctctgataccaactgtgacgatcgctccaaatccatatggacgaacacgtcattcattgatttcattgcgaggtatttgacctctatgtgatacattttgtaacattgtattcgtttgaaaaggtatttcataaatgaatatataaattccaggtttttaacatctgatgatttctacgtatagacaatcaccatttaaatggtttacaataatacatctgttgacaatacagtcaaaataagatacatggtaatggtttggtgaatgcaagtttcttgtatatagcatgtatgactccaagcacatatcttgtatcacgtataagcaaacagcggaagacttctagaatcctgagaataaacatgcttcaagtgtcaacacaaaggctggtgagttcatagttttattattacacataatccgtatatcaatgtggattacaaaagttcagttgttttattcaaaacgtttatcaataggttttacataaaaggtagatcacaagatttcagttgtttcatccgaaacgtttatcaatcggttctacaaaattgagcaccctggtaactaaactttaatgcttatataatttgtaccctttgtataatcatcttaataatacacgcaaaccaacgtgtacgcttctcaaatagcatacgtccgttaaaaggctagtgctctagctcggacggggatatcaagccctatggatccatatactactactcgcgcccaccagttcttataactggcagttaacagttaccaaagctaagggattttcggttcaaactcagtgtagaatttagtatgtacttgtatccattgcgtttaaaataaagtgcatgtattctcagcccaaaaatatatattgcaaaagcaattaaaaagggagcaaatgaaactcacgcatataaatattgtaaaacggttaataaagcatttgcatgtattctcagcccaaaaatgtaatgagtaaaaagggatcatatgaaactcactgtttaatattgatatacaatattgtaggaaagcatgtagacgcatcggagataataaacacgaggtttgattcacaaaaatatccccgaacattacccataacctccttggcaataacccatattttccttagctctagctcgctcggaaactcgttttgaaaattacttggacagtactccgtcgtaatattttatgtacattattatttttgtatcgcaaaaataataatactaataataagattaataagattaataagattaataataatcttaataataataataataataataataataataataataataataataataataataataataataataataataataaatattatacggagtaatatatatttgtgtatgtgtgtttgatttttcattcgagcaaaacacctgaatttatagtacctggcctggaatctggagtcatgcgactcgcatggaaatggccttctggccatgcgactcgcatgaggaccagggacagctcacattgttttggctcctagcttgtcgacataatataaaataaatataaatataatatatataatttaaattaattaattatatattatattaaattcacgtgcatagttgacttgtaatttttgttccgataagtcgtacgttgtcactcgacttatgtcccggttccggtttttcgaacgccctttcgtacgctgagaaaacttgtactttacgtttcgtgaatcgtacctttgtcaaaatatagtcttaaatcatccataaaatataccactgtagcaaagtcaatttttactgtagcaattcactgtagcaaagtcaatttcactgtagcaaatagtgattttcaaaaacactgtagcattttgagtaatgtggcaatttgaaaacactgtaacaaattagtgtttaactggttcatcttaaacgctttagttaacttatctaaatatcaattgaattaataaacgaatgttattatcgtttattatatatatgtatatatctttttaatatacataaatcagtttttaaatacacattggaagttatttataaataaattttaataataaatatttcaatttatcatatacattcaaatagatatttaaaccaataagtttaatgtacggtatcaaataattaatacattgttaccttttcatgttatagtatatatgtatctatttacatataattgttcgcgaatcgtcgaaaacaaccgaagggtatttaaatatataaaagtaattcaaaaattttgagattcagttttacagactttgcttatcgtgtcggaaatgttaatcatacaaagattaagtttaaatttagtcgaaatttctgggtcatcacacatggCTTTAATcggcaaatggtggtggaggtttaaaaccgaaaccgccTCCTTGTGGGTTAAAATCATCAAAAGTATATATGGGGATTCGGGCTTAATCGATTCGTGGGGTCAATCCCACACTTTGTCTACTAACTCTACTTGGCTTGGTATTATTAAAAGAGGTGAAAACATTGATTCACTCGGTTTCAACATCAAGGCATCCTTTTCCAAGAAGATCGGGGACCGAAAAAATACGTCATTTTGGAATGATGTCTGGCTAACGGAGGTCCCTCTCAAAGTCAAATATAGCAGATTGGCGAGGCTGGATTCGAATCAGGAGGCTACTGTTTTTGACCGAATTGGCTGGGATGGTGCGAAGTGTTGCGGCTCATGGGCATGGTCTAGAACACCTAGTAGAAGAACACAAAATGAGTTAGAAGAGCTTAATGATCTGTTGGGTACTGTTGTGATTGATCCAGGCAAGTCAGATTCATGGGAATGGACATTAGCGGGCAACGGTAAATTCGAGACCAAAACTTTAACGAACATAATCAGGTCACATTTATTTCAGCCGGTTTTGAATTATTCCAAGACGATGAGAAATAATCTACTCCCAAAAAAACTAGAGGTTTTTGTGTGGAGGACTAAACGAAGAAGACTACCCGTTTTAATGGAACTCGATAAACGTGGTATTGATCTTCACTCCGTGCGATGTCCGGTTTGTGATGATGATGTAGAGACggtcactgttgtaaacggcgtccgttgcgacACCCGTTGCGGcattttggtgactaaaccgttttgACCCCGTCTCGTTTTCTTATAAGCCGTTCAACGGTCAAAAGTCacgtcaaatgcaggaaaaattgggtcaacgccggtcaaaagtcagaaattctgttaaaatcggtcataagtcggtcaaatcaatcaaaattgacttagtttagtattccattttgtataatattaacgctaatagcaattataggtacaaacttgtcaatgaatgttttttagctctaaaatatgtgtaaatatatatttatatatataaaagtcaacattagtcaacatccgtttcgaccccgtctcggccccgttttttccgttgcgacgttttgaggtcgctaccgtttcggccccatctcgcgtctttttcaaccttggagACGGTTGAACACTCCATTATATTTTGTAAAGATACTTTTGATATTTGGTCTAGAGTGTACAATTGGTGGGGGTTTAATGGTTCAACAAACCTTAGCTTTAGCTAAGTCTTTTGTGGCAAGTCATCTCATCAAATGTTAAACTTGGGTGCGATGATTTGGCAAGCGGTAGAGTGGGTAAATGGGTACCTTATATGGAAGAATCGAAACCAAAAGGTGTTTAAAAACAAAGTGTGGAACCCGCCAGTTGCTTTGAACGAGATACAAGTTAAAAGTTTTGAATGGATCGCGAAACGGCTCAAGAAAACGAAGATTGAATGGCACACGTGGTTACACAACCCACAAACGTATTGGTGTATCTAACTCGCGAATGGTCTGCATTATTAGTTTACAATCTTTGTATGCTAGTATAGTAAAAAGAAAATTATGTAGTCCATGTAACTAGTGAGTCAAGCATGTAGGAGTGCACTTGCATTTTGTACAGTTTGCATGTAGGAGTGCTCCTGGATATGGTTTTGTACAGTGTGAGTTTTTGATTAATATAAAAtactgcctttcaaaaaaaaaaaaaaaaaaaaaaaaagataacgcAATACATTCATACATTCATTACAATTAAATCACAAATTTAATTACTTTGATTATTGATTGATTTATGATATAAAAAACATTAATTAAATAATCATGAAAATATTTGAAACGTAGAGTGAGTGATAAGTAACGGCTAGTTCTCCTCCTCTCTTCCATTTCCGATTCAATTGGGCACCTCACCACTCACTCACTCCAGATTACTTTTCAATTGAATTTGAATTGAATCAAATCAAATGACGAATTCAGCAGCAGCAGCAGATCAGGGCGGTGCTCCTCCGCTGCCTCATCACCGTCGCCCTAGGGTTCGAGAGGTCAGTTCTAGGTTTATGTCTCCTTCCCCTAATCCATCTTCATCAATTGATCATCTGAAATCACCACAAACCAGACCTAAACACTCTCCGGCACCTGACCACCACCGTCCGGCACGTCAACACGATCCATTCTCTGAGAATATTCCCCAAACTCTTCGCAGGAGCCTCGATCATTGCCCTAAACCTGAATCCTTTTCAACTCACAGAAAACAACAACACCGTTCTCTCAAAGAGAATGAGATCCAGATCTCGAAATCAACGCCTCTAAGAACCGGATTCAAACCTTCTAGATCTGATACACCAATTGCTACTGCTGATAGAATCGTTCCGTCGAGATTCAGGCTACCACACGGCCAAAAATCCACCGTCACTGATGCTGCAAAGCTCTTGCAATCCTCTGTTGGTTTGTCCTTTTCCTCAATTACTGAAAATTCAATTGAAGAATCAGAATCATCGAGTTCGATTTCGATTCAGGGAGGTTCATGCCCTAACACACCTCTTTCTTCATCCAAAAACACCACAACATGGCCTCAATCGGATACCGGCACCGATGATGTAAAACTAGTGGAAGTCGAAGATACATCATTATCCACCAGATTTTTACCTCCATGTAGCACTAGTATCCCCGATCGTCAAATTTCGTCGAAGTTTTCTACGCCATCTCTCTGCTCGCGCTCTCTTAATTTTCAGCCTTCTGTTAAAAACACTCCACACAATCCTTCTCCGACAATAAACTCGTTGACTGCAGAACAACAGCATAGTACAAAAAGTGTAATTGGAGTTGGGTCAAAGAAAGGGGGAAAGAAGCAGGTTCACTCGTCCGATGATGACGTACATTCTTTAAAATTGCTTTATAATCATTATCTGTTGTGGAGATTCGCAAACGCTAAAGCAGATGCGTCCATACGTGCCCAGACTACCCAAATGGAGGTTTGTGTTGTTCTCTTTATTACTCTATTTTGTTATTGTAAAGTCATTTTATGGATGACTACTTTTGGTATAAGACTCATTTTTTGTcatatattttgtttatatatgtataatatgtgTATGCTACATATAATCTTATGTCCTCGTTCTTGGTCTGTTAATGGAATACAATATACAAAGGAACTATCATCTGCTTATTTCATTGCATTCATAAAACTTTGCAGAACCATTTTTGTTCTGTTGGGGCTGATATATCTAAACTACGTGATTCTGTGAAGAAGAAGCGAGCTGAACTTGCGatactccgaaaaataaaagctcttTCCACCATTCTTGAATCTCAGGTGAGAATGCCATCATCGTATATACAAGTTCCTTTTTTATTGAAGAAAGGGTCGAATTCTGGTTTTTCGGTCAACTATATATCCTCCCCATTTTAATGTTCTAAAATGATAATACGGTGTGGACTCGTTTCATATATTACATATAGTTATAATTACCACTACATATCCAGTTATTTTATGTAGCTATAATAGTTTTCATTCTTAGGTAATTATTCTTTTGTATACAACAATATGCATAATATTAAGTACCATATAATCATTCTTATatgatacttaatattattatgtcAAGCTTGACTCATGGTTGTTTAAGCTTGGATTGAGTTGATCTTTTAGTGAGTCTGGCTCGAGTAGCTAATGAATAGCTTGGCTTGTATACATAAGTCGCGTCTTTTCAGATTGTCGTTTGTATTACAATTTCATCTTATACAGTACAACTCAATAATACCACGTGTTTTAAACAGATGCCATATCTTGATGAATGGTCTGCTTTCGAGGAAGAGTACACATGCTCGTTGTCAGGAACTACAACTGCCTTAACCAACTCCTTGCTCAGCCTTCCTGTTACTGGGAATGTTCAGGTAAGCAGTATTTTGTGTTGATCGCCATATATGACCATAACCATAGCCCCACCCTTCTTTATTTGCTTTATCTGTATATCAGCAATGTCTTTTCATGATGACTAAATGCGATTTCATTGCAGGTTAACATAAAGGAGGCAGCAGAGGCTTTGGATTCAGCAGTAAAAGCTACTGATACTATAGTTGACCAGATGGAAAGTTTCGTGCCTAAGGTAGTTCTAATATTAGCAAGTCTATCTATATTTACATCAGTTTTGTACCAACTTTTCACAATATTAAAAGAAGGCACAAGAATGGTGTTGATTTTCTTGAACTGCATCTGTTATCTAAGGTCCATATGATTCATCCTTTGGATTAAAGTTTTGACCTTTTCAATTCTTTCCCTAGTTTCCATGTTATCCAAGGTCCATATGATTCATGATGTTGATTTTCTTGACCAACACCCTGTTCTTGACCAATGATTAAGGCCATTTTGTtgttctttttaaaaaaaattctatATATAGCTCGCACCAAAATTtcttataaaaataatgttatCGTGATGTACAAAGTGAGAGGTCTAGATCatgttaatattacaaattaatggcTTCGTTGAATGGCGGTTGATACTTGATATATTGTAGGTTGCAACATGGTTTTAGATTTTTTTTCTGGTCATTTGTTCTTGTACTTCAGggtgttataattgttattaatagtGATGTCTATCAAGTTGTAAATTGTGGTAGGTTGCAAAATGCATATACAGATATACTgtcatactgatatatatataatcttgtaaTACTGCAGGCAGAAGAAATGGGTACATTGATGTCCGAACTCGCAAACGTTGTAGATATCCAAAGATCACTAGTTGATGAATGTGGAAATTTATTGCTAAACACGCACAATTTACAGGTTAGTTTTTGAGGAATAAATAAGGTATAGCCTCCTGCAAATGTTAAGTACTTGTAATTTAAAGCTGATTGTTGTTTTCACTTGAATTGCAGATAGAAGACTGCAGTTTAAGGGGACATCTGATGCAGTTACATCGTAGCAATGTCTTGAAAAACAATAACAAAGATGCATTTGTTGACCATAAATCATAAAAGATATCATGTTTCTCAAAGTATGCTAAAAGAATAAGATCTGTGCTCTATATAGTAACCAAATATAATAAGAtgggtatttttttttctttcgtgtGCAGAAATTGAATTTGTTTATTCATGGTTACAAAGTATGTAATTTGGAGAGAGCAAGAATTTAATACAAAGATTGATTTGGAGTTGATGGGTAAATTTACCCGTTTGAACAAAATACAGCATACATATTCGGAAAGTTCAAGCAAAATTGATAAAATAAGCACAATAGTATATTTATAACAATCAAAACTTTAGTGAATAAAAACAAGAAATACAATACATTTTAacggtataatatatatatatatatatatatatatatatatatatatatatatatatatatatatatatatatatatattataacaatcaAAACTTTAGTGAATAAAAACAAGAAATACAATACATTTtaacggtatatatatatatatatatatatatatatatatatatatatatatatatatatatatatatatatatatatctttgatTTTAAATTGATAAATAGATGCATTGAGGGGGTTCTACAACTAAACTAAATTCACTAATATTTTTTCTAAACGGCAGCAAATTTGTTAATAGACAAAACTGCCCATTTCGTCCTTGTGTTTTTCATTTTTTGCCCGTTTCATCCCTTTgttttattttttgtatttttcatcCTTAAAATCATTTTAAAGTTCCAATTTCATCTCTCACCCTAACGAAAGTTAACtgagt
Proteins encoded in this region:
- the LOC139864533 gene encoding protein ENDOSPERM DEFECTIVE 1, producing MTNSAAAADQGGAPPLPHHRRPRVREVSSRFMSPSPNPSSSIDHLKSPQTRPKHSPAPDHHRPARQHDPFSENIPQTLRRSLDHCPKPESFSTHRKQQHRSLKENEIQISKSTPLRTGFKPSRSDTPIATADRIVPSRFRLPHGQKSTVTDAAKLLQSSVGLSFSSITENSIEESESSSSISIQGGSCPNTPLSSSKNTTTWPQSDTGTDDVKLVEVEDTSLSTRFLPPCSTSIPDRQISSKFSTPSLCSRSLNFQPSVKNTPHNPSPTINSLTAEQQHSTKSVIGVGSKKGGKKQVHSSDDDVHSLKLLYNHYLLWRFANAKADASIRAQTTQMENHFCSVGADISKLRDSVKKKRAELAILRKIKALSTILESQMPYLDEWSAFEEEYTCSLSGTTTALTNSLLSLPVTGNVQVNIKEAAEALDSAVKATDTIVDQMESFVPKAEEMGTLMSELANVVDIQRSLVDECGNLLLNTHNLQIEDCSLRGHLMQLHRSNVLKNNNKDAFVDHKS